The proteins below come from a single Mya arenaria isolate MELC-2E11 chromosome 6, ASM2691426v1 genomic window:
- the LOC128236874 gene encoding mitochondrial pyruvate carrier 2-like yields MSAIYRGIIKAVDKFVPAGLQSTWSHPAGPKTIFFWAPTMKWCLVIAGIGDIARPAEKLSQFQSSALAATGLIWSRYSLVITPKNYNLFAVNVFVGATGLYQLYRIYKYQQSLKAQETK; encoded by the exons ATGTCTGCAATTTATCGAGGCATTATCAAAGCTGTAGACAAATTTGTCCCTGCGGGTCTTCAGTCAACATGGAGCCATCCTGCCG GTCCGAAGACAATTTTTTTCTGGGCACCAACTATGAAATGG tGCCTGGTAATAGCTGGTATAGGTGACATTGCACGTCCCGCAGAGAAGCTCTCGCAGTTCCAGTCTTCCGCTCTTGCTGCAACAG GTCTGATCTGGTCCCGGTACTCTCTTGTAATCACTCCAAAGAACTATAACTTGTTTGCTGTCAACGTCTTTGTGGGGGCAACTGGGCTGTACCAGCTCTATAGGATTTACAA ATACCAGCAGTCGTTGAAAGCCCAGGAGACAAAGTAG